DNA sequence from the Streptomyces cinnabarinus genome:
CCCGGACCATCGAACTGCCGAAGAGCAGCGATCAGCCCCAGGTGGGGACGGGGCCCGCCTCTTGATGGCATAGCCATGTTGCTGCGTGACGGACCTCGTGCCGCCAGCCTCAAGCTGGCGGACGGCTGTACCGCGGGATGTCCGCCCATCGACGATTCCAGAACAACTGGACCATCTGCAGCCGGGTCATGAACACCAGGATGCGTCAAGGCGCCGATGCTCGATCGAGCCGACCCACCACAGTAGGGAACGAGCCGCCCGGCTCGATTTCCCGCTGACTCGGCCACGACAGGAGCACTGCCGCGGCTCCGACACGGCGTCGATCGCCGCCAGCACGGCGACCGGTGCTCACACCTGCTCTACGCGCGAGGCCGACTCGGACACAGCACGCAACACGCTCGAATCCCGGCCTACCTCACCCACGCGACGAACAGTTGCATGGTCACTGCCAGCACGCCCGACGACGAGATCTCCTGCCGTGCGTACGCGCCGTCGCCGCCGAGGTGACGGTCTCACCGGGTCGGGCGCGACGCCGTCAGGTCAGGCCTCCGACAAGATCCGGACCAGGCAACGACCAACGGGCCGCTCCTGCTGCCGACTTCGCACAGTTCCCATTTGCGAGCACAACGCGTACTTCCGGCGTCGCGCCTACCGGCACAGAGTTCGCGCCTGCAGTCTGCCTGGCCTGACCAATCCAGCCACCAGTTGCGGCGCAACTCAGAACCGGTCCGCTCCTATTTCCCGAGTTCTACGGAGCGTAGTCAGCACCAAACCAGCACGGAAGCCAGCACGCCACCGTCAAATCGCCTCCAACTGCGCTTCCCGGACACGGCAATCTCGACCCTCTTCAAGCCACTAACTGGCCGCTCAGTGAGGGGATGTAGGGGCCTGACGCATAGCCGCGCCCCGAACTATGTTGTCCCACCACATGTGAGCCTGACCTGCCGCTTCCTACGGTGTGCCGACACGCATACCCGTCCCCACCGCACACGAGGAAGTGGCGCACATGGCCTCCGCAGCAACCGCTCCACCAACGCCCGGCAACCTCAAGCGCATCGTCGCCGCCAGCCTCATCGGCACCACCATCGAGTGGTACGACTTCTTCCTCTACGGCTCCGCCGCAGCCCTCGTCTTCAACAAACTGTTCTTCCCCGACTCCGACCCGCTCGTCGGCACCCTGCTGTCCTTCCTGACCTACGCGGTCGGGTTCGCCGCCCGTCCGATCGGCGCCCTGGTCTTCGGGCACTACGGTGACCGGCTCGGACGCAAGAAGCTGCTGGTGCTCAGCCTGCTGCTGATGGGCGGGGCGACCTTCGCGATCGGTCTGCTGCCGACGCACGCGACGATCGGCTCGGCCGCTCCCGTGCTGCTGACCGTGCTGCGGCTGGTGCAGGGCTTCGCGCTCGGTGGCGAGTGGGGCGGGGCCGTCCTGCTGGTCTCCGAGCACGGGGACGCGCGACGGCGCGGCTTCTGGGCCTCCTGGCCGCAAACGGGCGCGCCCGCGGGACAGTTGCTCGCCACCGGTGTGCTCTCGCTGCTCACCGCCACGCTCTCGGACAGCGCCTTCACCAGCTGGGGCTGGCGCATCCCGTTCCTGCTCTCCGGCGTTCTCGTCATCGTCGGTTTGTGGATTCGTCTGTCTGTCGATGAATCGCCGGTCTTCAAGCAGGCGCTGGCCCAGGCGGAGGCCCGCAAGTCCGACAGCGCGGAGAAGCCGCCGCTCGTCTCGGTGCTGCGCCACCACTGGCGCGACGTGCTCATCGCGATGGGCGCGCGCATGGCGGAGAACATCAGCTACTACGTCATCACCGCCTTCATCCTCGTCTACGCCACCACCGCCGCCGACGTCTCCAAGCAAACCGCGCTCAACGCGGTCCTGATCGCCTCGGCCGTGCACTTCGCGGTCATCCCGGTCTGGGGCGCCCTCTCCGACCGGATCGGGCGCCGTCCTGTCTATCTGATCGGCGCGGCCGGAATTGGCCTGTGGATGTTCCCGTTCTTCGCCCTCATCGACACCGGAGGCTTCGGCAACCTGGTCCTCGCCGTGACGGTGGGCCTGGTGCTGCACGGCGCGATGTACGCGCCCCAGGCCGCCTTCTTCTCCGAGATGTTCGCGACCCGGATGCGCTACTCCGGCGCCTCGATCGGCGCCCAGTTCGCCTCGGTCGCGGCGGGCGCCCCGGC
Encoded proteins:
- a CDS encoding MFS transporter, which encodes MASAATAPPTPGNLKRIVAASLIGTTIEWYDFFLYGSAAALVFNKLFFPDSDPLVGTLLSFLTYAVGFAARPIGALVFGHYGDRLGRKKLLVLSLLLMGGATFAIGLLPTHATIGSAAPVLLTVLRLVQGFALGGEWGGAVLLVSEHGDARRRGFWASWPQTGAPAGQLLATGVLSLLTATLSDSAFTSWGWRIPFLLSGVLVIVGLWIRLSVDESPVFKQALAQAEARKSDSAEKPPLVSVLRHHWRDVLIAMGARMAENISYYVITAFILVYATTAADVSKQTALNAVLIASAVHFAVIPVWGALSDRIGRRPVYLIGAAGIGLWMFPFFALIDTGGFGNLVLAVTVGLVLHGAMYAPQAAFFSEMFATRMRYSGASIGAQFASVAAGAPAPLIATALLADYDSSTPIALYVIAAVVLTLIAVGVAKETRHRDLADIEPSPEDEASAAVRTAADAHTR